From the Juglans microcarpa x Juglans regia isolate MS1-56 chromosome 7D, Jm3101_v1.0, whole genome shotgun sequence genome, the window TGGTATTTGGGTCTTGGAAACGTACTAAATTATCCTGAGAGTTATTTCTTACATTCAACATTTAAATAACTTGAGGGGTTGCGTTCTGCATTTATGCGGAATAAGAGTATTATCCTAGAGCCAATATAAGTCCACTATCGAATTTTGGCACTGTTGTCTCcaagttgttgttgttgttgtattCAATTTACTTTGGGCTTTCTGTTGATGGTTTTTGTGTAGACGTTGATGTACTGAATGTCCTTAAACTTGGTTGCCTTTCAGTTTAAAGAGTTGGCCCAAGCTTATGAAGTTCTAAGTGACCCAGAGAAGCGTGAGATCTATGATCAGTATGGAGAGGATGCTCTCAAGGAAGGAATgggtggtggaggtggtggccaCGATCCGTTTGACATATTCCAGTCCTTCTTTGGTGGGAACCCTTTTGGTGGTATGAATCTTTGGCCATGGGATATATGCTGCCATTTATGAAACATAATATATGGATATTTGTGCTGACTTTTCCTGTGCCCAGGTGGTGGAAGCAGCAGAGGCCGAAGGCAGAGGAGGGGCGAGGATGTGGTCCATCCCCTCAAGGTTTCTTTGGAGGACCTATACAATGGGACATCCAAGAAGCTGTCCCTCTCTCGTAATGCAATCTGCTCCAAGTGCAAGGGGTTGGTACTGCATTTTTACATGTTTTTGCATGTTAAGTATTTTCTCTTCATTCTTCCAATATGGGATTCCGTGTGACATCTTGCAGTAAAGGTTCCAAGTCGGGTGCTTCAATGAAATGTTCTGGTTGTCAAGGTTCTGGAATCAAAGTCTCCATCAGGCACCTTGGCCCCTCTATGATCCAGCAAATGCAGCATGCTTGCAATGAGTGTAAGGGTACGGGTGAAACCATCAATGACAAGGACCGCTGCCCACAGTGCAAGGGAGAGAAGGTTGTCCAGGAGAAGAAAGTTTTGGAGGTTATTGTGGAGAAGGGTATGCAGAATGGGCAGAAGATTACATTCCCTGGAGAAGCTGATGAAGCGGTAAGGCtgacatttatttttcttcgtttgatttttttttttcgtggtCTTTGTAATACTAAGGTGGTTAGTTTGCTAGAaacatgtgttttattttttctctttcaatgcGTGACTGCTATTAGGTTATTAATCTgtgcatttttttgtttttatttgcaGCCCGATACTGTTACAGGGGATATTGTTTTTGTCCTACAACAGAAAGAACACCCCAAATTTAAGCGGAAGGGTGATGACTTATTTGTTGAACACACCTTGTCCCTTACAGAGGCACTTTGTGGCTTCCAATTTATATTGACACATTTGGATGGTAGACAGCTCCTGATTAAATCTGAACCTGGAGAAGTAGTTAAGCCTGGTATGTTGAATTATTACTATATTTTTAACTATCTATTTTTTATCTGCTAATGCTGTTGTGAGCTATGTCTAAGTTTTGTCCATCTATTAGAGTTTATCTATGCAATTATGCATCATAATAACATTGACGGCAAAGGTGGAGATGTGCCCTGTGGAACTTTTTTGTACAAGAAGTTTGTGATGATAACAGTCTCTAAATTTTAATCTATAACCTAGGAGTGCATCTTTGATCTAGAGCTGGTGGTGCTTTACACCACCCAATGGGGGAACCTCAGCTTCCCATTGGTTTTCACGAAAGTGATTGTGAAGCAGCTTGAGCTGTAGGAGCTTCCCATTGATGCACTTTAATTGGAATCTGATGTGGCAACTTCCTGTTGCGATTTTTTACACCGTACCAATTTACctgaaaaagttattatttctgTCATTTTGGTGGGGGTGGGGTGGTTGTTTAGCCTTGTTCTTTAGTATCTCGTTATGCATGATTCTGTTGATCCACAATAGTCACtcatgagaaaaaaattatttgctatACTCAAATGGCTCCTATCTGGAGAACAGGGTGCAAAGTGAATTTCACGAGTATCCTTATAAATGACTTCTAAGAAACTATAAAGTTATTTGCAGTGCTCAATATATCTATCATCATTGTACTGATCGTTTTGTTCTGTGTGCTACAGACCAATACAAGGGTATAAATGATGAGGGAATGCCGATGTACCAGAGGTCGTTCATGAAAGGGAAATTGTACATTCACTTTGCAGTGGAATTCCCAGACTGCCTCAGCCCCGAGCAGTGCAAGACACTGGAGGCCGTGCTGCCTCCAAGGAGTTCGGTGCAGCTGACAGACATGGAGCTGGATGAATGCGAAGAGACTACACTGCATGATGTGAACTTAGAGGAAGAAATGCGTCGCAAGCAAGCACAGGCCCAAGAGGCATATGATGAGGATGAGG encodes:
- the LOC121238656 gene encoding dnaJ protein homolog — translated: MFGRAPKKSDNTKYYEILGVSNSASQDDLKKAYRKAAIKNHPDKGGDPEKFKELAQAYEVLSDPEKREIYDQYGEDALKEGMGGGGGGHDPFDIFQSFFGGNPFGGGGSSRGRRQRRGEDVVHPLKVSLEDLYNGTSKKLSLSRNAICSKCKGKGSKSGASMKCSGCQGSGIKVSIRHLGPSMIQQMQHACNECKGTGETINDKDRCPQCKGEKVVQEKKVLEVIVEKGMQNGQKITFPGEADEAPDTVTGDIVFVLQQKEHPKFKRKGDDLFVEHTLSLTEALCGFQFILTHLDGRQLLIKSEPGEVVKPDQYKGINDEGMPMYQRSFMKGKLYIHFAVEFPDCLSPEQCKTLEAVLPPRSSVQLTDMELDECEETTLHDVNLEEEMRRKQAQAQEAYDEDEDMPGGAQRVQCAQQ